The segment TCAACTTCTAGGGTGTAGCTCTGGAAATGGGGTGTATGATTAGATTTTTGTCGAAGAACTTTAAACAGAACCTGCATAGGAGCAATCGTAATAAGGGATCTCAAGATAATGAACTTAGTCTCTTTATTTAGTTTAACCTGACTTCAGTAAACAGTTATCAGTGAATAGTAAATAGTGAATAGTGAATAGTTAACCAAGTCCCCCTCACCCCTTCACCTCCCCACCCCCTCACCCCCTCACCTCCCCACCTCCTCACCTCCCCACCCCTACCCCCTCTTTGGTTCAAGTATATTTACTCAAAATCTTGAACAGTAGGACTTTTAGGGTTTTTCGCTGATGACTTCTAGGAACTTATTTTGAGACTAGGTAATTAAAATCGTTCACGGATCTTGGGGAGTAATTTTTCTGAGTGCCTAGGTTAGTACCCAAATTTGTCCCCTTGAAGCGTCCTGTTCTGGGGTTCATAATTCTTGAAAATTTTCTTGATCTATTTAGTAATTTAACGTTATATTTTTGATATGATCAAATAAGACCAACAACCATTGGCATCAAATCAAGGAACATTGACAACATTATGAGTGACGCACCTAATCCTACTCCTTTAACGGGGAAAGCCTTGCTTGGAAAAGTTAAAGAGCTATCCCACTTACCCCGGCGAGAAACGGCCAAAAAATGTGGCTATTACTCAGTAACCAAAGACGGACAGACCCGTGTCAATTTAACCGACTTTTACGATGCAGTCCTTGCAGCAAAAGGGGTTCCCCTTGAACCAGGAACTGCTAAAGATGGCCGCGGCCGGGAACCTACCTACCGGGTTAGTGTTCACAAAAACGGTCAAATTGTCATCGGTTCAACCTATACCGAGGAAATGGGTTTGAAACCTGGAGATGAGTTTGAAATTAAACTCGGTTACAAACACATTCATCTCAAACAGATCGGAGAAGAAGACGAGGTTTCTAAAGGCGAGGCTGCATAAATCCCTCACCCTAAACAGTCATCGGTTATCACTGTATTAAGTGAGTCAACTTAGACTTAGCTGATCAGCCGATAACCGACTATTAGCCATGATGGAGAATCAATGTTTTTGTCTCAAGTAGATTCCTGGCTAAGTCTTTTCGTTACTCTCCCGGGAACGGTTAAGGGATTTCTTCTATTAGTCCTGTGGGTAATACTCTGGCTGCCCTTAGCTTGGCTTATGGCAAAAAGAGTTCAATGGCGACCATTTACCCCCTTGACTCCAACCCAAAAGTTACCGATGGTAGCCTCTCTTTACCTAGTTGTTCCCCTTTTGGTGTGGCTGTTGGTCACGCTGGAGGGGACTTCTGTGTCTGACTATGGCTTATGGTGGCGATCGGTTTTTCTAACATCGCTTCTATGGGGTATGGGATTAGCCATAGTAGGGTTAGGAATTGTCTTTGGGGTTGAGGGATGGTTAGGTTGGTTAGTCTGGCAAAAGCAAAATTTACCCCGTTTAGGGAGACTTTTACTACCGTTGTTGGGGTTAGGACTTTGGGTCGGAATCACAGAAGAAGTGATTTTTCGGGGAATTTTGCTCAATTTACTCGAAGAAGACTTGGCTTTGTGGATAGCGGCAGCCCTTTCTAGCGCAATTTTCGCTCTGTTACACTTAGTGTGGGAAAGACAAGAAACCTTACCCCAAATACCCGGATTATGGTTAATGGGGATGGTCTTAGTCTGGGCTCGGTTAGTCGATGGAGAAAGTTTAGGATTAGCCTCGGGACTCCATGCTGGTTGGGTTTGGGGGTTAGCGTCCCTCGATGCTGCGGAATTAATTACTTATACTGGTAAAGGGTCAGATTGGATTATCGGTTGGGGAAAACAACCCTTAGCCGGACTTGCTGGCATTATCTGTTTATTAGGGACGGGACTAATATTATGGCCGTTATTTCAGCTTATTCCAAAGCAATATCTTTGAGATTATTACCTTTAACTGAATGTCGGGAGAAGTCCCCCGCTATATTTAAAGCTTCAATTCATCGGTTATTTGAGGGTCAACTCAAAACCGTTACTATCACTAAAACACCGACATCAGAATCCCCAAGTATAGCGTCAGCTTAGTTGGGGTAGTTCACAGAGAATGGCAAGACTCTATGTCGATTATTCACCTGACTACCTTAAATTTTTCATTGCTTTGGACGATCGCTCTTCCTCCGATTGCAGGAACCATTATTGGCTATTTTACCAACGATATTGCCATAAAAATGTTGTTTCGTCCCTATAAAGCGGTTTATATTGGCGAACGTCGTCTACCCTTCACTCCTGGGTTAATTCCGCGTAACCAGGAACGCTTAGCCAAGAAAATCTCAGATACGATTATGGGGTCGTTATTAACCCCTGAAGAATTACAAAATTTAGCCCGACGCTTACTACAAACTGAACGGGTACAAGCAGCCATTCTTTGGTTATTAAATTTGGCTATTCAACAGGTAAAAGACGATAAAAATCAAAAAACAGCCAAAATTCTGGCAGATATTCTACGAGATTTATTTAGTGAATCTTTACCCCGACTATTGAAGGCGTTAGCGCGTCGGGAAGATTTCCTAGAACAGCAAATTAATCAAATTTTTGACCAAGTATTATTAGATTTTCGTCTGACGGATGCTCAAGCGCGACAATTTGCGGACTGGTTGTTAGAAACAGTGGTTCCTCCTGATGTGTTGCGACGGACGTTAATTGATTTTTTAACAGACCGAAATATTCAAGTGATTGATGAAGGGTTTCGGGAAAAAACCAGTGGAACCTATTGGGTAGTCGCCAATTTATTTGGACTAAGTAATACTTTAGTTCGGTTACGGAGTTTTTGTCTGGAAGAACAGGAATTAGCCAATACTCGCTTAAAAGAAATCTTACTTTCTTTAGAAGTGCGGAGTCGCTTAAGAGAATGGTTACAGAGTCTTTGCTTACAAAATTTACCCGTTTCTACGGTACGACAATTACGCAAAACCACTAGAGAAACTGTGCGTAGTTATATTCAAGAAAGTGGGGCGGATTTTCTTCAGAATTTAGGAGAAACGGTTGACTGGGAGCAAATTTCTATCTTAATTATGAATCGTTTGCAAACCTCAGCAGCATTAACCACATCCTTAGAAACCATTAGTCAAGAACTTGCGTTAATTCTAGAGAGATATTTAGAAGAAGATTTAGAGAAAATTGTCGCTCAAGCGATTCCGATTTTATCGATTGATCAGGTTATTATTAATCGGGTTAATGCAACTTCTCCTGAAAACTTAGAAATGGCTATTCAAGGAATTGTTAAAAGCGAGTTGCAAGCTATTGTTAATATTGGGGGAGTTTTAGGGTTTTTAGTTGGCGTATTTCAAAGTATTTTACTTATCTTTAGATAAAAAATTATTAATTATTTAAAAAAGTTTGATTATAAAATTAATCTGTAGAAAATTTTGTCAAGAATAATTTTGCCAATACCATTATGTGAGTAGATGGGGGTAAATCAACCCAGGGTGGGTATGGCCGACCCCACAGGTTTTATTGGTTCTATCGACTATTTACTTAGATTGTATCATCCATCAGTATCCTGAAAAAAGTTGAGACTTATATTATGAGTGCTGAACAAAAACGTCTCCAGTCGGTTCGTAATGGGTTTGTGTGGAAAAAATGGGGGCCTTATTTGAGTGAAAGACAATGGGGAACAGTCAGGGAAGATTATAGCGATAATGGGGATGCCTGGAATTATTTTTCTCACGATCAAGCGCGATCGCGTGCCTACCGTTGGGGAGAAGATGGACTAGGGGGAATTAGTGATGATCATCAAATTCTGTGTTTTGCCTTAGCCTTATGGAATGGCCAAGATCCTATCCTCAAAGAACGATTATTTGGGTTAACCAATAGTGAAGGCAATCACGGGGAAGATGTCAAAGAATATTACTTTTATCTTGACAGTACCCCCACCCATTCCTACATGAAATATTTGTATAAGTATCCCCAAAGAGAGTATCCCTATGGAGATTTAATCAACACCAACCGTCAACGCAATCGTCATGAACCCGAATACGAATTACTCGATACAGGAATTTTTAACGACGATCGTTATTTTGATGTCTTTGTCGAATACGCGAAGGATAATCCCGAAGATATTTTCATTAAAATTAGTGTTTATAATCGAGGTCCAGAGGCAGCTAACCTTGATGTCTTACCTACTATATGGTTCCGTAATACTTGGTCTTGGTCTGATGGGGGATCAAAACCCATTGTGCAGAAAGTGGGGGATAGGGTCATTCAAACCCATCATACTGACCCCCTATTCCAAGAATACCTGACAGACTATTATTTATACTGCGATCGCACTGTTCCTCTGTTATTCACCGAAAACGAAACCAATAACGCCCATCTTTTTGGAACACCCAATCCGAGTCACTACGTCAAAGATGGCATTAATAACTACATCGTTAATGGACATCACGACGCAGTTAATCCCCATCAAAGCGGAACCAAAGCTTGTGCCCATTATCACCTAACCGTAGCCGCCGGAGCAACCGAGGTCATTTACTTGCGTCTGACCAAAACAGCCCCTAGTGCTACCAGTGACCCCTTTGCTACGGTTGAAACGATTTTTAAGACCCGTTTAGAAGAAGCTGATGCCTTTTATGATACGATAACTCCCCTGTCTATCAAAACCGATAGCGATCGCGTCAATGTTATGCGTCAAGCGTTAGCCGGGATGCTTTGGACGAAACAATATTTCTACTACGATGTCGATAAATGGCTCGAAGAACACAATATTAACCCGTTATTGGGTTCAGAGCAACGGAACCGCATTCGCAACGGGGAATGGTTCCATATGTACAGTGATGACATTATTTCCATGCCGGATAAATGGGAATATCCCTGGTTTGCTGCGTGGGATCTGGCTTTCCATATGTTGCCGTTGTCCAGCGTTGACTCAGACTTTGCTAAAGAACAGCTAGACTTGATGTTACGCAACGACTATTTACACCCTAATGGTCAAATTCCAGCTTATGAATGGAATTTTGGGGATGTTAACCCCCCCGTTCATGCCTATGCCACCATGCAAATTTATTTAATGGACAAGGCACGGAATTTTGGACAAGGGGATCTCAACTTTCTCAAGTATGCCTTTTCAAAATTGCTAGTTAACTTTACCTGGTGGGTTAACCGCAAAGATAGCGACGGTAACAACGCCTTTGAAGGGGGCTTTTTAGGACTCGATAATATTGGAGTCTTTGATCGCAGTTCTCCCTTACCCACCGGAGGCTGTTTAGAACAGGCTGACGGAACAGCCTGGATGGTCTTTTTTAGCCAACAGATGTTACGCATTGCGGTGGAATTAGCTATCCATGACCCCCTCTATGAAGAGTTTGTCAGTAAGTTCTTTGAGCATACCATGTGGATCGCCGGAGCGATGGATCGCATTGGGGAAAACCAAGATGAAATGTGGGACGAACAAGACGGGTTTTTCTATGATCTGCTGCGTTTACCGAATGGGGATGCTATGCGCTTAAAAGTGCGATCGCTTGTTGGACTCTTACCCTTAGCGGCGGTTGCCATTTTTAATGAGGATGATATTGTCAAATTACCTAACTTTTATAAGCGGGCTCAAGCTTTTTGGAGTCGTCATGGTGATTTAGTGGAGAATATCCACATTCCTGATCAACAAGGGGCAGGAGGTCGCTATATGCTATCTTTGTTTACTGAGGATAAGTTGCGTCGGGTATTGGCACGGATGCTTGATGAAAAGGAGTTTTTCAGTCCCTATGGCATTCGTTCTCTGTCTCGCTATCATGCGGATCATCCCTTTGTCTTTCACCATAACGGGGAAGAATTTCGGGTGGATTATGTCCCTGGTGATTCTAATACGGGAATGTTTGGGGGTAACTCTAACTGGCGTGGACCGGTGTGGATGCCTGTTAATATGTTATTTGTGGCAGCCCTACGGCGACTCTATGCTTTTTATGGTGATGAGTTCAAGGTAGAATGTCCCACGGGATCAGGCAAGTATATGAACTTATTCCAAGTGTCTCAGGAACTCGCTGAACGGCTGACCCGCCTCTTTTTGACAGATGGCAATGGCAAGCGTCCAGTTTATGGCACTGCCGAAAAATTCCAAAGCGATCCCCACTGGAAAGATTTGATCCTCTTTTACGAGTATTTTAATGGAGATACTGGGGCAGGTATTGGCGCAAGTCACCAAACGGGTTGGACGGGTGGAATTGCGACGATTATCCAAGCTTACGGTATTTTGACTGATGAAGTCGTCAAAGAACTCTTCTCTAGTTCGGATGTGGAACTTGAAGCCATGAAGAGATATCTTCAGAAAATCAAGCAATAAACCTTTAGGGTGGGCAATGCTCACCCTAGTACAGAGACTCTAATTATCTATGCTCAGATCTTGCATCAGAACAAAAATACTTAATAATCAGACGCAGGAGGTCAATATATAATATTTATTTATTTAATTCTGTAAACAAGATGATTTATTTCTATAAATTAAGCCTCTCCATTTAACTTTATCCAGATCGCAGTTTTCCTAATTTTCTCAAAATTTGCCCCAAAATCAAAGTGTAAAGTAGTGTAAATTTTCAAAATCTGCTATCATCATGATATGATTGGCTTATTCTATTCAAAAAAACAAGTTAATTTCTTGAAGTTCTTATTTATTGCCTGTTTTGACATGGCTGACGTTGATTTTAAAGGAAGCGTTGAAACCCAGCTTGAAGAAAGTGATAATCTAGGGTTAAAGCTGTTGAAATGTGATGATTTATCATAACAATAAAAGATAAACAATCAGTTAAGAAGTAGGTTTTATCTTAATACTATGGAATCATGTAAGCAATCTGATCAGTTTTTTCGCTATTCTTGTGACAGATTAAAATAAGAAAATTTATTTATACTACGAATACAAGAGAAATCAAGGCATCTTACGTTACTATGCTCTCACAAATCGTTCGTCCTCTAGTACAAACTCAAATTCGTCTCCTGGCTAATTCTCAAGCAACCCAAACGACTCTAATAGACACCATTGCGCGATGGTTGGGTTATCTGGGGGTTCAAGCTAAGGTCACAAAATTAACCCCAGATTCTGAACGGATTCATCTTTCTTTGACCGTTGCTAAACCCGATGGCTGTGACAGTCAAGACTGGCAACAAATTCTTAATAATCTGCGTTCCCCTGCTACTATTGAGGGTTCATCTGAGAATAATTATACTCAGATGAGTGAGGTTCAACAACAGCAACTCGCTCGATTATTGGCTTACTTAATTCAAGTAGGGAACCCGAATGGTAAGATTAGTTGGACTGAGGTAGAAACTCAACTGCTACCCCTTAATCTTAATCCGTTTATTTTAAGCAGTATTCAAGTTGCTTTAAAGGTTCCTCAACCAACAGATTTACTACAAAAACTTGATCCTGATGTCGCTGCTAGTGCTTTTCCTATTGCGGTTAGAATAGCTTGGTTTGATCAAGAAATTAATCCCCACGAACATGATGCTTTGTCTACTCTATTATCAGCGATGAAATAAAAACGGGTTAGTAATTTGCTTTAATGCCTTGTTCTGCTTTTTGAACCGTCTCTCGGATACGTTTTGCTCTGGTTTCAGGACGCTTGGCATTTTTTATCCATTCTAAAATCCCTCGTTTTGAGGAAGGAGGAAAGTCCTCAAAATTCTTTTGAGCAATCTTATTTTCTGACAAAAGTAGCTTCAGATCATCAGGTATTATAAGTGCTTCAACATCATCTAAAAAAGACCATGAACCATCGATTTTTGCTTGGTCAATTTTAGTTAATCCTGCTTGGTGAATTAATCCTAATTCTTCTAATTTTATGACACGATTTTTATTAGCTTTTGACCAGTTACTACCTTGTTTACGAGGAGAAATATAGAGCATTGTTCGCTGTTCATCAAGTTTTCTTGGCAAACTATCTATCCATCCAAAACACAGACATTCTTCGACGATATCATCATAAGGTAGATAATATTCGTGAGTTTTTTTGTAAGTAATTAACCAAACACCTTGCTTTTGACTGTGATGAATTTCAAGCCATTGTCTCAACTCACTACGGGTTTTTATTGCAATTTGTTCAGGATTTTTAGTTGATTTTAGCCTAGTATTTTTCATGTTTGTATTCCTAACGTTTTTTCAGAACTGTAGGGTGGGAAAAGCCTTAAAAGTCTTTGAAATTAACGAGAAATTTATGTACTTTGCCCACTCTACCAATCATAGTGCTAATGAACTGAAATAATTGACCGACTCCCTTGTATTCCTAACATTTTTTTAGTTGGCTAAGTAAGATAATAATATCATCAATTCCTTGTCTTAATTCGGGTAAGGAAACCTCGGATTGATTAACCATAATACTAAAGACTAATTCAGGATAATTAGGGGGTTGTAAATAACCAGATAGGGTAGAAGTTCCTAGAAGAGTTCCTGTTTTTGCTTGTACTATTCCCTGAATAGGTGTTCCTTGAAAACGATTTTTTAGGGTTCCATTAACTCCTCCTATCGCTAAAGATTGTTGGTAGGTTTTCGCGTCTGGTGTTTTAGCCATTAATCTCAAGGTACTGACTAATGCTTCTGGAGTGACTAAATTTTGACGAGATAATCCTGAACCGTCTTTTAACTGATAGGAAATTGGGTTAACTCCTAATTGAGTTAAAGTCTCGTTTAACCCTTCTAAGTTAGATTTATTCATCCTATCATTAGCCAATAATTTTAATAAACTTTCAGCAAATAAATTATGACTATCTTGATTGACTTTTGTTACTAATTTATCTAGGTTTTCAGATTCAAGTTCAGTCATTTTTTTGTCATCATTAGAATCTTTTTTTAATTGATTAATTGTTGCCGAATTAACCCCAATACCTTCTCGGATTAAAATAGTTTTTAACGTTTCTAAAAAGTAAGCATTAGGATTAACAACCGCTAACCCGAATTGATCGGGTTCAGAATCAATGGCTAATTCTCCTTTGATGTTTAAAATAGGTTGCCCTAATTTCGTTTCTATGGCTATCGAATAAGGTGTCCCTTTTTTTCCTGTTATTGCCTGATGGTTAACTTGCCATTGTTCTGCTGCAATGGGATCAGACCATTCTAATTTTAATGGTTCTCCGATCTTTTGGGGAACTAACGTTAAAGTAACTGAATTTTCATTGAGAATTAAATCATTAACTGCTGTTGCATAATTATAGTGAACATCTTCCCATTCCCAAGTAGGATTAATTCCAGACTCATCGATATTTTCTGCTTCAATAATCAAATGATCGATCTGAGTGACTCCCCGAAGCTTTAACAGTTTAGCTAAGTTTTGTAACTTTTCAGTTGTTAAACTCGGATCACCTTTTCCCACCAGTCGTAAAGTTTTCAAATGGGGAAAATTTCCGCTTATATAAATCGGCGTTTTAAACCGAAATTCCGAACCAAACTTAAATAATGCTGCTGCTGTTGTCAGCAATTTTACATTAGAAGCGGGGAGAAAATATTTATCTTTTTCTAACGCATATAACATATCTCCTGACTCCAAGGTTTGAACGAGAATACCCCACCGCGATCGCTTAAATTTATCCTGAGTAATAATATCATTAATTAACTCAGCTACATCGGCTGAACAAACTTGAGAATTATCAAAATTTTGAGTTGTTTTCGAGTTAACATCAGTCGGATTAATTGCGAGGAGTTGTTTAGTCAATAAAGCTTCCCCAAAACAGAATAATATTAGTAAGAGTTGAGGGAATCGTCGCCCAAAATTTAAGATACCATTAAAGTCAGCCATTCAAATCCAGATGAATCCGAATAAATGTATTAAAATTAGAAAAGAAAGACGGCAGACAATAGCAGTAAGTTTCGCTCAACACATAAGGAGTTTTCTAGCAATATGAGTTATGATTTCGATCTATTTGTGATTGGTGGGGGTTCAGGGGGTATTGCCACCGCCAGACGTGCTGCCGAATATGGCGCGAAAGTCGGATTAGCCGAAATGGGTCGTTTAGGCGGAACTTGCGTTAATCGAGGCTGTATTCCCAAAAAACTGATGGTCTATACCTCCCATTTTCCCAGTCTCTTCCAAGAGTCCGAAGGCTATGGCTGGAGTCCCGTAAAAAGTACCCTGAACTGGACAAAAATGATCACCGCCGTTCAGGCTGAAGTGGAACGTCTTAACGGCATCTACCAAGGGATGTTAGATCGTTCTAAAGTCCAACTCTACTCCGCCTATGGGAAGTTAATTGACCCCCATACCGTTGAAGTAGGAGACACCAAAGTCACCGCCGATAAAATTTTAATTGCCGTGGGGGGTTATCCCGTTAAACCCGATATCCCAGGAAAAGAACATTTAGTCATCTCTGATGCCATGTTTGAACTGCCGGAACAACCCAAACGAGTCGTTGTTTGGGGAGGAGGTTATATTGGGGTAGAATTTGCTTGTATTATGCAGGGACTGGGCTCAGAAGTTATCCAAATTATTCGCCAGGATAAGATATTACGAGGGTTTGATGAAGATATTCGCTCCACCATTCAAGAAGGAATGGAAAAGCATGGTATTCGTATTCTCAATAATTGTTCTATTTCAGCAGTAGAAAAGACCTCTGATGGCTTAAAAATATCCTTAGCAGGAGAGAATTGTGAGGAGATGATCCTAGCTGATACCGTTGGGTTAGCGGCAACGGGACGCATTCCCAATTTAAGCAATTTAGGTCTAGAAAATACCGCCATAGAAGTCAAGAATGGAGCTATTGTGGTGGATGAACACAGTCGAACGGCTGAACCGAATATTTATGCCGTCGGAGACTGTACTGATCGCATTAATTTAACCCCCGTTGCTATTAATGAAGGACGTGCCTTTGCTGATACCGAATTTGGGGGAAAACCACGCATCATGAGTCATCAAAATGTTCCCTCTGCGGTGTTTAGTTATCCCGAAGCAGCCACCGTCGGATTAACCGAAGAGGAAGCAAAACAACAGTATGGCGAGGACAAAATTAAAGTCTACCGTAGCAAATTCCGTCCGATGTATTATGTGTTGCCGAACAAAGAAGAAAAGACCTTAATGAAATTAATTGTTCATCAAGAAAGCGATAAAGTTTTAGGGGCTCACATGGTGGGAGATCACGCTGCTGAAATTATTCAAGGAGTAGCGATCGCGGTGAAAATGGGAGCAACTAAAGCCGATTTTGATGCTACGGTTGGTATTCATCCGAGTTCTGCCGAAGAGTTTGTCACCATGCGGTAAATCAGTGATCAGTGATCAGTCAACAGTAATAACCGATCACTGATCATGTTTTTAGGAGATCAATTTTTATGGTACAAACAATACCAGCAGAAAGAATAACTCTCTATGAATTAGTCGAAAAGTTTAACTTAAAATCAAGAGAAGATCCTAGCTTTTTTCCGGAATGGTCTGAAAATTTACCCCCAATTAATGAAGAAGAAAAGCACCAGTTACATCGCGTTAAAAGGAATTTTTTAAACCTAGCCATGCGTCCGATGTTAGAAGATATGGTAAAAATGATGG is part of the Rippkaea orientalis PCC 8801 genome and harbors:
- a CDS encoding AbrB family transcriptional regulator translates to MSDAPNPTPLTGKALLGKVKELSHLPRRETAKKCGYYSVTKDGQTRVNLTDFYDAVLAAKGVPLEPGTAKDGRGREPTYRVSVHKNGQIVIGSTYTEEMGLKPGDEFEIKLGYKHIHLKQIGEEDEVSKGEAA
- a CDS encoding CPBP family intramembrane glutamic endopeptidase is translated as MFLSQVDSWLSLFVTLPGTVKGFLLLVLWVILWLPLAWLMAKRVQWRPFTPLTPTQKLPMVASLYLVVPLLVWLLVTLEGTSVSDYGLWWRSVFLTSLLWGMGLAIVGLGIVFGVEGWLGWLVWQKQNLPRLGRLLLPLLGLGLWVGITEEVIFRGILLNLLEEDLALWIAAALSSAIFALLHLVWERQETLPQIPGLWLMGMVLVWARLVDGESLGLASGLHAGWVWGLASLDAAELITYTGKGSDWIIGWGKQPLAGLAGIICLLGTGLILWPLFQLIPKQYL
- a CDS encoding DUF445 domain-containing protein — encoded protein: MSIIHLTTLNFSLLWTIALPPIAGTIIGYFTNDIAIKMLFRPYKAVYIGERRLPFTPGLIPRNQERLAKKISDTIMGSLLTPEELQNLARRLLQTERVQAAILWLLNLAIQQVKDDKNQKTAKILADILRDLFSESLPRLLKALARREDFLEQQINQIFDQVLLDFRLTDAQARQFADWLLETVVPPDVLRRTLIDFLTDRNIQVIDEGFREKTSGTYWVVANLFGLSNTLVRLRSFCLEEQELANTRLKEILLSLEVRSRLREWLQSLCLQNLPVSTVRQLRKTTRETVRSYIQESGADFLQNLGETVDWEQISILIMNRLQTSAALTTSLETISQELALILERYLEEDLEKIVAQAIPILSIDQVIINRVNATSPENLEMAIQGIVKSELQAIVNIGGVLGFLVGVFQSILLIFR
- a CDS encoding MGH1-like glycoside hydrolase domain-containing protein gives rise to the protein MSAEQKRLQSVRNGFVWKKWGPYLSERQWGTVREDYSDNGDAWNYFSHDQARSRAYRWGEDGLGGISDDHQILCFALALWNGQDPILKERLFGLTNSEGNHGEDVKEYYFYLDSTPTHSYMKYLYKYPQREYPYGDLINTNRQRNRHEPEYELLDTGIFNDDRYFDVFVEYAKDNPEDIFIKISVYNRGPEAANLDVLPTIWFRNTWSWSDGGSKPIVQKVGDRVIQTHHTDPLFQEYLTDYYLYCDRTVPLLFTENETNNAHLFGTPNPSHYVKDGINNYIVNGHHDAVNPHQSGTKACAHYHLTVAAGATEVIYLRLTKTAPSATSDPFATVETIFKTRLEEADAFYDTITPLSIKTDSDRVNVMRQALAGMLWTKQYFYYDVDKWLEEHNINPLLGSEQRNRIRNGEWFHMYSDDIISMPDKWEYPWFAAWDLAFHMLPLSSVDSDFAKEQLDLMLRNDYLHPNGQIPAYEWNFGDVNPPVHAYATMQIYLMDKARNFGQGDLNFLKYAFSKLLVNFTWWVNRKDSDGNNAFEGGFLGLDNIGVFDRSSPLPTGGCLEQADGTAWMVFFSQQMLRIAVELAIHDPLYEEFVSKFFEHTMWIAGAMDRIGENQDEMWDEQDGFFYDLLRLPNGDAMRLKVRSLVGLLPLAAVAIFNEDDIVKLPNFYKRAQAFWSRHGDLVENIHIPDQQGAGGRYMLSLFTEDKLRRVLARMLDEKEFFSPYGIRSLSRYHADHPFVFHHNGEEFRVDYVPGDSNTGMFGGNSNWRGPVWMPVNMLFVAALRRLYAFYGDEFKVECPTGSGKYMNLFQVSQELAERLTRLFLTDGNGKRPVYGTAEKFQSDPHWKDLILFYEYFNGDTGAGIGASHQTGWTGGIATIIQAYGILTDEVVKELFSSSDVELEAMKRYLQKIKQ
- a CDS encoding YdeI/OmpD-associated family protein, giving the protein MKNTRLKSTKNPEQIAIKTRSELRQWLEIHHSQKQGVWLITYKKTHEYYLPYDDIVEECLCFGWIDSLPRKLDEQRTMLYISPRKQGSNWSKANKNRVIKLEELGLIHQAGLTKIDQAKIDGSWSFLDDVEALIIPDDLKLLLSENKIAQKNFEDFPPSSKRGILEWIKNAKRPETRAKRIRETVQKAEQGIKANY
- the dacB gene encoding D-alanyl-D-alanine carboxypeptidase/D-alanyl-D-alanine endopeptidase, giving the protein MTKQLLAINPTDVNSKTTQNFDNSQVCSADVAELINDIITQDKFKRSRWGILVQTLESGDMLYALEKDKYFLPASNVKLLTTAAALFKFGSEFRFKTPIYISGNFPHLKTLRLVGKGDPSLTTEKLQNLAKLLKLRGVTQIDHLIIEAENIDESGINPTWEWEDVHYNYATAVNDLILNENSVTLTLVPQKIGEPLKLEWSDPIAAEQWQVNHQAITGKKGTPYSIAIETKLGQPILNIKGELAIDSEPDQFGLAVVNPNAYFLETLKTILIREGIGVNSATINQLKKDSNDDKKMTELESENLDKLVTKVNQDSHNLFAESLLKLLANDRMNKSNLEGLNETLTQLGVNPISYQLKDGSGLSRQNLVTPEALVSTLRLMAKTPDAKTYQQSLAIGGVNGTLKNRFQGTPIQGIVQAKTGTLLGTSTLSGYLQPPNYPELVFSIMVNQSEVSLPELRQGIDDIIILLSQLKKC
- the gorA gene encoding glutathione-disulfide reductase; this translates as MSYDFDLFVIGGGSGGIATARRAAEYGAKVGLAEMGRLGGTCVNRGCIPKKLMVYTSHFPSLFQESEGYGWSPVKSTLNWTKMITAVQAEVERLNGIYQGMLDRSKVQLYSAYGKLIDPHTVEVGDTKVTADKILIAVGGYPVKPDIPGKEHLVISDAMFELPEQPKRVVVWGGGYIGVEFACIMQGLGSEVIQIIRQDKILRGFDEDIRSTIQEGMEKHGIRILNNCSISAVEKTSDGLKISLAGENCEEMILADTVGLAATGRIPNLSNLGLENTAIEVKNGAIVVDEHSRTAEPNIYAVGDCTDRINLTPVAINEGRAFADTEFGGKPRIMSHQNVPSAVFSYPEAATVGLTEEEAKQQYGEDKIKVYRSKFRPMYYVLPNKEEKTLMKLIVHQESDKVLGAHMVGDHAAEIIQGVAIAVKMGATKADFDATVGIHPSSAEEFVTMR